A stretch of Scheffersomyces stipitis CBS 6054 chromosome 2, complete sequence DNA encodes these proteins:
- a CDS encoding predicted protein gives MGASCKDQKKALAICLQRSPCVLIERNTPKDCLTDPKLKKELPELCVANFKAFMDCKNGMFDMRKRMKGNAPLSTGKYDEIYDNLSSGNFNAHDEMKKLEVLNRNLSKQRLLQEEKERARLAGNLSE, from the exons ATGGGTGCTAG TTGCAAAGATCAGAAGAAAGCTTTGGCCATTTGTTTGCAGAGATCGCCCTGTGTTCTTATTGAAAGAAACACCCCAAAAGATTGTCTTACTGACCCGAAGTTAAAGAAGGAGCTACCAGAATTATGTGTGGCTAATTTCAAAGCATTTATGGATTGCAAAAATGGGATGTTCGATATgagaaaaagaatgaaaGGAAATGCACCTCTTTCGACGGGAAAATACGATGAAATATACGACAACTTATCGAGCGGCAACTTCAATGCCCATGAcgaaatgaagaagttggaagtaTTGAATAGAAACTTATCCAAGCAGAGGTTATTacaggaagaaaaggaaagagCCAGACTCGCAGGAAACCTTTCAGAGTGA
- the RAV1 gene encoding regulator of V-ATPase, which produces MTITFVPGEINRGICSVSQGTWKNHHIIVYGSGNNLIITSGTLVNENEKVQESNLSKHLQTIYLDSDPVAIDFNPDNGYIAITLQNEILVFKPLNEFMSKPTWTLALQFANEDGAVINCIRWAPLENEIVIGSNQSLTLYHIYDEYGTLKYNKRWYSYSSNGITNLKISRNCNKIMCTSGPYDRLLKVFSRINYGDDNTLFELSYLQHPQNSFIIDFHKRIDNETPHFARRETLTEGSLANIKNIRGYIDPGDDKSEVIYTVTNDHILHVWASYEFSGHSHISNWATMDMKLAFPDEELAFTLIIENNLLQLSLIPPLKKYNIRSFENKDLHDMDLLYIVSKTGKVAIYSVSNITACPPNNIKFEKVNDFTYQFDVNTFPLDSFNHKLPAAPLTKEYIQSEEYTIYNIKPVNITSLRYLFPGRDFSPLCLLLHDRIKNTLRFDLLHFRSLLAPTEEKLQSLGTILLDKFQGQTKSIRKLIKSNSAFTDDNILLSISNFPQDNYIWEPFVLNDVNTTKISITKRFQLGVSDVKGEAPEGIWTAVILNDIEPPKGDNKRRHMVVAFDKLGNLSLWDCNGSVNDDKPAHFIDKIEVQDSEGERIVSEPKAFVLTECPKNSQSSRDYCLISFFEEDSVMAWKISLAYNKKQEVQSFTIEPTAIDQLPQEVDIFQIVTVDRFVSQITRSLVAVISEDGLIRSFAIDFVDNGIKWRKTHSLHTNVKRARKLHGATVINKMAVVDESGLNLSVWDIKTGVLEYEESFPKEYGAVRDLDWTFFNSSDSASTSNAILSVGFGRFVLLYTQLRYDYTNNIPTFAVLKRIDISDYTSHEIGDSIWLNDGYLIIGSGNQFFIDDKWIKLGSNSIDSTIRQLMVGYTTTGVQDDSSIYDGAGYQRIDKSTDELIYDISHLVRVLNGPLPVYHPQFLIQALFMNQHQLIQNILVKLFSEIRRGEPISWDLNLDISKEVMNSEVNNVRKNGQNAPKVDFHRLDRRMSFNNLEVFKKFDKELADLLIQKLMKISLPLLTRHQQSTLISLVSIVKDLTKYVISVDENGIRFLIGFKLFQLSSKQSKLSLRDINWALHSDNKEMLLASVEEHFKNRMKWENIKQTGLVYWVKTPRLIKIVEAAARNEFSETRDPSGKISLFFLALRKKQMLIGLWRTVSHPDQQKMLKFLSNDFTSKRWKSASLKNAFVLLGKHRYVDAAYFFLLADAVKDCCATLAGKVGDIPLAIAISKVYEGTSADQEKNQSLVSIVENYILPNAVQNGDRWTTSWIFWQLNYKELSIQALIKSPIEMVIKHCDKFSESCNSTYIKNMSTTSSGQSFLKDDPVLILLFDDLRQKRINYLKGSLDITPREEFQFIIKVCMIYTRMGCDYLAEILIRNYVFIRKESAQATISTNASNFEADISIRTQLNGDSVTPITIEDSIQSSPSIFSSFSDNSFGGTKTKALVNKTPPPPSVFEEPDMSNFNFGF; this is translated from the coding sequence ATGACTATCACCTTCGTTCCAGGCGAAATCAATAGAGGGATCTGCTCTGTTCTGCAGGGAACTTGGAAAAATCACCATATAATCGTATATGGCTCTGGGAACAATCTCATCATCACTTCAGGCACATTGGTCaatgagaatgaaaagGTCCAAGAGCTGAACTTGTCGAAACATCTCCAGACAATATACCTCGACTCCGATCCTGTAGCTATAGATTTCAATCCCGATAACGGATACATAGCTATAACTCTCCAGAACGAaattcttgtcttcaaacCTTTGAATGAGTTCATGTCCAAGCCTACGTGGACCTTAGCTCTACAATTCGCGAATGAAGATGGAGCTGTTATCAATTGCATTCGGTGGGCACCACTAGAGAACGAGATCGTGATTGGTTCGAACCAATCACTAACTTTGTATCACATTTATGACGAATACGGGACTCTTAAGTACAACAAGAGGTGGTACTCATACCTGAGCAATGGGATCACGAATCTTAAGATTTCGAGGAATTGCAACAAGATTATGTGCACCAGTGGTCCGTACGATCGGTTACTAAAAGTTTTTTCACGAATCAACTATGGTGATGACAATACGCTCTTTGAGCTTAGCTATCTCCAACATCCACAGAACAGCTTCATTATTGATTTCCACAAACGTATAGATAACGAAACTCCACATTTTGCGAGAAGGGAGACTTTGACAGAGGGGTCACTAGCTAACATAAAGAACATCCGTGGGTACATTGATCCTGGAGATGACAAGAGTGAAGTGATATATACGGTGACTAATGACCATATATTGCATGTCTGGGCTTCATATGAGTTCAGCGGCCATTCTCATATATCCAACTGGGCGACAATGGACATGAAATTAGCATTTccagacgaagaattggcCTTCACGTTGATAATAGAAAACAATCTTTTACAGTTGTCATTAATTCCACCTCTAAAAAAGTACAATATCCGCAGCTTTGAAAACAAGGATCTACACGATATGGATCTCTTGTACATAGTCAGTAAAACCGGAAAGGTTGCTATCTATTCAGTTCTGAACATTACTGCATGTCCTCCAAACAATATCAAGTTTGAGAAAGTCAATGATTTCACCTATCAATTCGACGTAAACACATTTCCTTTAGACCTGTTCAACCACAAGTTGCCAGCAGCTCCTCTTACAAAGGAGTACATTCAATCTGAAGAGTACACCATCTACAACATAAAACCAGTGAATATCACTTCGTTGCGATACTTGTTTCCTGGACGCGATTTTTCTCCTCTTTGTTTACTTCTCCATGATAGAATCAAGAATACGTTGCGTTTTGACTTGCTTCATTTCAGATCGCTTCTTGCTCCCACTGAAGAAAAGCTTCAATCCCTTGGGACTATCCTATTGGACAAGTTTCAGGGCCAAACGAAGTCTATACGTAAACTtatcaagtccaactcAGCCTTTACTGATGACAACATATTACTATCGATTCTGAACTTCCCACAGGACAACTATATCTGGGAGCCATTTGTGCTAAACGATGTCAATACTACAAAAATTTCCATTACCAAACGTTTTCAACTAGGCGTCTCGGATGTGAAGGGAGAAGCTCCAGAAGGAATCTGGACGGCAGTGATCTTGAACGATATTGAACCACCTAAGGGTGATAATAAGAGAAGGCATATGGTTGTCGCCTTTGACAAGTTGGGAAATCTCAGTCTTTGGGACTGTAACGGATCTGTTAACGACGATAAGCCAGCACATTTCATTGATAAGATTGAAGTCCAAGACAGTGAAGGGGAGCGCATTGTTCTGGAACCCAAGGCATTTGTATTAACTGAATGTCCCAAGAATTCTCAAAGCTCTCGAGATTACTGTTTGATATCTTTTTTCGAAGAAGACTCTGTCATGGCGTGGAAAATTTCATTGGCatacaacaagaaacaagaagttcaatcTTTCACAATAGAGCCAACAGCAATAGATCAACTACCTCAAGAAGTAGACATCTTCCAGATTGTAACTGTGGATAGATTTGTTTCGCAAATCACAAGAAGTCTAGTAGCCGTTATTAGTGAAGATGGCTTGATTCGCAGTTTTGCCATTGATTTCGTTGACAATGGAATTAAATGGAGAAAAACTCACAGCCTTCATACCAATGTGAAAAGAGCAAGAAAACTTCATGGAGCTACGGTAATTAACAAGATGGCTGTAGTGGATGAGTCTGGATTGAATCTCTCGGTATGGGACATCAAAACTGGAGTATTGGAATACGAAGAATCGTTTCCTAAAGAATATGGTGCTGTTCGAGATTTGGATTGGACTTTTTTTAACTCTTCGGACAGTGCCCTGACTTCAAATGCAATATTGTCTGTTGGGTTTGGGCGATTTGTCTTGTTGTATACTCAATTGCGTTACGATTACACGAACAACATTCCTACGTTTGCTGTGTTGAAGAGAATAGACATTTCAGACTACACTTCTCATGAAATCGGAGACCTGATTTGGTTGAATGATGGATACTTGATAATCGGAAGTGGgaatcaattcttcattgacGACAAATGGATCAAATTGGGTTCAAACAGTATTGATTCCACCATCAGACAGTTGATGGTAGGTTATACTACCACAGGAGTTCAAGATGACCTGAGTATATATGATGGAGCTGGTTACCAGAGAATAGACAAATCGACGGACGAGTTGATCTACGATATTTCTCACTTGGTTAGGGTTCTTAATGGCCCTCTTCCAGTTTATCATCCACAATTCTTGATTCAAGCTCTATTCATGAATCAGCACCAACTTATTCAAAATATTCTTGTCAAGTTATTCCTGGAAATCAGAAGAGGAGAGCCTATTTCCTGGGATTTAAACTTGGATATATCCAAGGAAGTTATGAATAGTGAAGTCAATAATGTTAGGAAGAATGGCCAGAATGCACCCAAAGTTGATTTCCATAGACTTGATAGAAGAATGTCCTTCAATAATTTGGAGGTATTCAAAAAATTCGACAAGGAATTGGCCGATTTATTAATCCAAAAATTAATGAAGATCTCGTTACCATTGTTAACCAGACATCAGCAGAGTACTTTGATCTCATTAGTCTCGATTGTCAAGGATTTGACAAAGTATGTTATTTCTGTTGATGAGAATGGTATCAGATTCTTAATTGGTTTCAAGTTATTCCAATTGTCTAGCAAGCAATCTAAGTTGTCTTTGAGAGATATAAACTGGGCTTTACATTCTGATAATAAGGAAATGTTGCTAGCTTCAGTGGAGGAacatttcaagaatagaatGAAATGGGAGAATATCAAGCAAACTGGCCTAGTTTACTGGGTGAAAACACCTAGACTTATCAAGATTGTAGAGGCAGCTGCTAGAAATGAGTTTAGTGAAACCAGAGATCCGTCAGGAAAGATTTCCTTATTCTTCCTAGCATTGAGGAAAAAGCAGATGTTGATAGGATTGTGGAGAACTGTAAGTCATCCTGATCAGCAGaaaatgttgaaattcttgagtAATGACTTCACAAGCAAGCGATGGAAGTCTGcttcattgaaaaatgcCTTTGTACTTTTGGGAAAACACAGATATGTCGATGCAGCTTACTTTTTCTTGCTAGCAGATGCGGTTAAAGATTGCTGTGCTACACTTGCTGGAAAAGTAGGCGATATCCCTCTTGCAATTGCTATTTCAAAGGTCTACGAAGGTACATCTGCCGATCAGGAGAAGAACCAGAGTTTGGTATCCATTGTAGAGAACTATATTCTTCCTAATGCTGTGCAGAATGGTGATAGATGGACTACAAGTTGGATTTTCTGGCAATTGAACTATAAGGAATTATCCATTCAAGCTTTGATTAAATCACCTATCGAAATGGTAATTAAGCACTGTGACAAGTTTTCAGAACTGTGTAATTCCACATATATTAAGAATATGTCGACTACGAGTTCTGGCCAgagtttcttgaaagacGATCCAGTTTTGATACTCCTCTTTGATGACTTGAGGCAGAAGCGAATCAACTATTTGAAGGGCTCTTTGGATATCACACCTCGTGAAGAGTTTCAGTTTATCATTAAGGTATGTATGATCTATACCAGGATGGGGTGTGATTATCTTGCTGAAATCTTGATCAGAAACTACGTATTCATCCGAAAGGAGAGTGCTCAGGCTACTATCAGTACCAACGCTTCGAATTTTGAAGCTGATATTAGTATCAGAACACAGCTCAATGGCGACTCTGTCACTCCGAttacaattgaagattcaATACAGTCTTCTCCCAGCATTTTTTCATCATTCAGCGATAATTCGTTCGGAGGTACCAAGACCAAAGCTCTTGTAAACAAGACTCCTCCTCCGCCAAGTGTATTTGAGGAACCAGATATGAGtaacttcaactttggtTTCTAA
- a CDS encoding predicted protein, with translation MVESIHNIPTLINQFIATVDTDSEVSSTYSEQLAELIVEGELTLLQFIQKLGPSLTSDTDAIRSRSVNCLSSTLGSLNGSSKLTKQDVNVIVDFLLSKLDDKACLQYSLAALSTLVKFRNFVPSLNDNLKRLLNAVISEYDPKKNLARTRYESFNILSNTLSAHKDYLITHQDLGDLFVKNFIHVASGEKDPRNLLVSFELNTAINQIFTFDETNELHKEFLTDLFDVAFCYFPISFTPPANDPYKITAHQLKEKLRATISSQTLFAKDSFSNLIEKLTSTNPVIRNDVLKTLLQCVENYSRETVEEYWLTLWNALKFEILHNDVSIFKSHLNEIIPSEYESNIDDNDDNKTLILTLVIISELFQKLEESSSTIQETIIGDLKENLVSIKDKSKQSIIILAAIASQSIHSFNKVVEFVFSYGNWGKYVNVENPSTEAEAIEIDTNEDLVLNIAKQRDLVDNLGFIFTSYFQLFEKLDKNEVNVFAENNKLVDFKDHLLIFLGQLLTNSSSMEKTLKCKVIQQLTKLVTLPLFLNQNENELIFSYFRDVIIGVISSNTLNWEKDIVLKEAISGSIYAIDNDKKIDLAIRLIITNLLDLLENTTDSVTFNKILDIIGDLCINYRILEMLSVRLLNRLIAISQSDKDIEIKVNLFQNIVESLTKWFTKVQTSKQFLTNSWYHNFLPKFFESVFRLLTLHPDYVLVELCGDLVGLIVKFIDQSKHQEILDDFVEAFFTSASSKIIGFERNALDEAVPAIGIFNKAIANVDKAVKIKTFSPAEYLSKVCDVIYTVEDDQFLRIQYLQTLAILVNKFAEDESAIEGKMGEFIGHFTQLTSNSKLSQKDYITFEILIWYIKALVLKVHKLGFEYVNNLVQLLSTSSNLETKELVGRSLMILFTDLKVFTNQTPGIKKVISKVTNLNVKLLYKQRIFEVILPALVDNHKNSENSEIYLNSLSLILKNLSRSILVSHLKEILPLVLTSLTLPKSRLNSTILRSSLNTLFIIIEEDQSIVEGSLAKLIPILLTLATGKIFYRKKLINTEEIRILALQNLIIIFEKYRDLARFKKQTLSSLVPGLDDKRRNVRKLSCDLRQILYTLD, from the coding sequence ATGGTAGAATCCATTCACAATATTCCCACTTTGATAAATCAGTTTATCGCGACGGTGGATACAGATCTGGAGGTTTCGTCGACTTATTCAGAGCAATTGGCAGAGTTAATAGTAGAAGGAGAACTTACTCTTTTACAGTTTATCCAGAAGTTGGGCCCATCGTTAACTTCTGATACAGATGCCATTCGTTCCAGATCTGTTAACTGTCTTTCGTCCACTTTGGGTCTGTTAAATGGCTCCAGCAAACTCACCAAACAGGATGTCAATGTCATTGTAGATTTTCTCTTGTCCAAGTTAGATGACAAGGCATGTTTGCAGTATCTGTTAGCAGCGCTCTCTACGTTAGTCAAGTTCCGCAACTTTGTTCCCAGTTTGAATGACAACTTGAAGCGGTTGCTTAATGCTGTTATCTCGGAATATGacccaaagaagaacttggccaGAACTAGATACGAATCGTTCAATATTTTGTCGAATACTCTTTCAGCCCATAAAGACTACTTGATTACTCATCAGGATTTGGGTGATTTgtttgtcaagaacttcattCATGTAGCTTCGGGTGAAAAGGATCCACGGAACTTGTTGGTGTCGTTTGAGTTGAACACAGCAATCAACCAGATATTTACATTTGATGAAACGAACGAACTTCACAAAGAATTCCTTACAGATTTGTTTGATGTAGCCTTCTGTTACTTCCCCATCTCGTTCACTCCGCCTGCGAATGACCCTTACAAGATCACAGCTCATCagttgaaggagaagttgagagCTACCATAAGCTCGCAAACTCTCTTTGCTAAGGATTccttttcaaatttgattgaaaagttgactTCAACCAACCCTGTTATTAGGAACGATGTCTTAAAAACATTACTTCAATGTGTAGAAAATTATTCACGTGAAACAGTAGAAGAGTACTGGTTAACTCTTTGGAACGCattgaagtttgaaattttgcacAATGATGTAtccattttcaaatctcATTTGAATGAAATTATTCCCTCAGAGTACGAATCCAATATCGATGATAATGATGATAACAAAACTTTGATCTTGACTTTGGTCATCATCTCGGAATTATTCCAAAAACTCGAAGAAAGTTCCAGCACCATCCAAGAAACTATCATTGGagatttgaaagaaaatTTAGTTAGTATCAAAGACAAATCGAAGCAGTCGATTATAATATTGGCAGCAATTGCATCTCAGTCGATACATTCTTTCAATAAAGTGGTTGAATTTGTTTTTTCTTACGGGAACTGGGGTAAGTATGTCAATGTGGAAAACCCTTCAACCGAAGCTGAGGCTATAGAAATCGATACCAACGAAGATTTGGTATTGAACATAGCCAAGCAACGTGATTTGGTTGACAATCTTGGCTttattttcacttcttattttcaattatttgaaaaattggataAGAATGAAGTCAATGTGTTTGCAgagaacaacaagttggttgACTTCAAAGACCATttgttgatattcttgGGTCAACTATTGACCAACTCTTCAAGCATGGAGAAAACCTTGAAATGTAAAGTTATTCAGCAGTTGACCAAATTGGTTACTCTACCTCTATTCTTGAACCAGAACGAAAATGAATTAATTTTCAGCTACTTTAGGGATGTTATCATCGGAGTGATTTCAAGTAATACTTTGAATTGGGAAAAGGATATTGTTTTGAAGGAAGCTATTTCTGGTTCCATTTACGCGATTGATAATGACAAAAAGATTGACTTAGCTATTCGATTGATCATCACCAATTTGCTCGACTTACTTGAAAACACAACTGATTCGGTCACGTTCAACAAAATCCTCGACATAATTGGAGACTTGTGTATTAATTATAGAATTTTAGAAATGTTGTCGGTAAGGTTGTTGAACAGGTTGATCGCTATCAGCCAATCAGATAAAGATATTGAGATTAAAgtcaacttgttccaaAATATAGTGGAATCTTTAACCAAGTGGTTTACAAAAGTTCAGACTTCAAAGCAATTTTTGACCAATTCATGGTATCATAATTTCCTTCCCAAGTTCTTCGAGAGTGTGTTCAGGTTATTGACATTACATCCGGATtatgttcttgttgagtTATGCGGTGACTTGGTAGGTTTGATTGTGAAATTCATTGACCAATCTAAACATCAAGAAATACTCGATGATTTCGTTGAAGCGTTTTTCACTAGCGCATCGTCCAAAATTATTGGATTCGAAAGAAATGCTTTGGATGAGGCTGTTCCTGCAATAGGGATTTTCAATAAAGCTATTGCCAATGTTGACAAAGCAGTCAAGATTAAGACATTTTCGCCTGCAGAATATTTATCTAAGGTGTGTGATGTCATCTACACTGTGGAGGACGATCAGTTCTTGAGAATACAATATTTGCAAACGTTGGCTATTTTAGTCAACAAGTTCGCTGAAGATGAGTCTGCTATTGAAGGCAAGATGGGAGAGTTTATTGGCCACTTTACCCAATTGACACTGAATTCCAAGCTTTCCCAGAAAGATTACATCACTTTCGAAATTCTTATTTGGTACATAAAAGCCTTGGTACTCAAGGTCCACAAGTTGGGATTTGAATATGTCAATAATTTGGTACAATTGCTatcgacttcttcaaacttggaaacCAAAGAATTAGTAGGTAGATCGTTAATGATTTTGTTCACTGATTTAAAGGTATTCACAAATCAGACTCCAGGTATTAAAAAGGTTATTTCGAAGGTTACCAATTTGAATGTGAAGTTACTTTACAAGCAACGTATATTTGAAGTCATATTGCCAGCGCTTGTTGATAACCACAAGAACTCTGAGAACTCGGAAATATACTTGAACTCcttgtcgttgatcttgaaaaacttgtCACGTTCTATCTTGGTAAGCCACTTGAAAGAGATTCTTCCTTTAGTGTTGACAAGCTTGACGTTGCCTAAGTCCAGACTTAATCTGACTATATTGAGATCTTCGTTGAATACCTTgttcatcatcattgaGGAGGATCAATCTATAGTGGAAGGCTCTCTTGCCAAATTGATACCAATATTGTTAACCTTGGCAACAGGGAAGATTTTTTACAGgaagaaattgatcaaTACCGAGGAGATAAGAATTTTGGCATTGCAGAATCTCATTATTATCTTCGAGAAGTACAGAGACTTGGCCAGGTTCAAAAAGCAAACGCTTTCTAGCTTGGTGCCAGGGTTAGACGATAAGAGAAGAAACGTACGTAAGTTGAGTTGCGACTTACGGCAAATCTTGTACACACTAGACTAA
- the PXP18 gene encoding Oleate-induced peroxisomal protein POX18 (Lipid-transfer protein) (PXP-18) (go_funtion sterol carrier activity) — protein sequence MSLSADGFNGSQLFELLGAGLADETLKKKAIAGVKAVIVITLKNKEGKEVSWLLDLKDAGTVKKFEGAAPKGDVQLLLKDADFVKLAEGKANGQKLFMNGKLKVKGNMMKATAIEGVFKTLDPRPKL from the coding sequence ATGTCTTTATCAGCTGACGGATTTAACGGTTCCCAATTATTCGAGTTGTTGGGTGCTGGCTTGGCCGACGAAACTCTTAAGAAGAAGGCCATTGCTGGCGTTAAGGCTGTCATTGTCATcaccttgaagaacaaggaagGTAAGGAAGTGTCGTGGctcttggacttgaagGACGCCGGTACcgtcaagaagttcgaaGGTGCTGCTCCAAAGGGTGACGtgcaattgttgttgaaggacgCTGACTTCGTCAAGTTGGCTGAAGGTAAGGCTAACGGTCAAAAGTTGTTCATGAACGGTAAGTTGAAGGTCAAGGGTAACATGATGAAGGCTACTGCCATCGAAGGTGTCTTCAAGACCTTGGACCCAAGACCAAAGTTGTAA
- a CDS encoding predicted protein: MRRNKKVIVENLHFFVFIMIPIVCAIYFVPGFINPFTIDEFKINFKVILLSRTFCEVRPEECALLLDPDYGNKDYLKRKVFQNYDLIYVRHRSVEIWDNMLLAVVTTTPVKKLAQIFQFVNLEDIDNPDVFWSKWEESIEIVLAIINSMMFHTIRGLIVSRMWVFFVFCFTISVGDSWASVCEQLALVLRSATNVF, encoded by the coding sequence ATGAGACGCAACAAGAAGGTAATAGTAGAGAACCTCCATTTCTTTGTGTTTATCATGATCCCCATTGTATGTGCCATCTATTTTGTACCTGGATTCATTAATCCATTCACTATAGATGAGTTCAAGATTAATTTCAAGGTTATTCTCCTTCTGAGAACTTTCTGCGAAGTTCGGCCTGAGGAGTGTGCTTTGTTGCTCGATCCGGATTACGGGAATAAAGACTACTTAAAGCGAAAGGTATTTCAGAACTACGACCTCATATATGTACGCCATCGCTCAGTAGAAATTTGGGATAATATGCTTTTGGCAGTTGTAACAACTACACCAGTCAAGAAGCTTGCACAAATATTTCAGtttgtcaatttggaagacatCGACAACCCCGACGTTTTTTGGTCAAAGTGGGAGGAATCGATAGAAATTGTGCTTGCAATCATCAACTCGATGATGTTCCATACGATTAGAGGGCTCATAGTGTCCAGAATGTGGgttttcttcgtcttctgtTTCACCATATCGGTGGGAGATTCGTGGGCATCAGTGTGTGAACAACTTGCACTAGTACTTCGTTCCGCAACAAACGTGTTTTAG
- a CDS encoding predicted protein, whose product MSVDRSIAGTPVPVVSEDSVSMFMDPDFNPSNYIDKLFQTITSSSVPSAAYSKASLGKLSYDISQLVTHLDYYTSELSNNNLRQTLQTLNNSNLVILQGNKDDSSEPNLTRLQYYVNVLNNSILTLSGELKSINEDISQSKVNDRSINNESINDLIQLKKVKQNLTSVLHLYEFLSGILSSTSGETKTSYTVEEFQNVLNTSFDSIRNELEAGEKANKQKILAHIDHLVELSGLFVNLKNFQSPFRKYITRLTVLKEENSK is encoded by the coding sequence ATGTCCGTTGATCGGTCCATTGCCGGAACGCCAGTGCCGGTCGTCTCAGAAGACTCAGTTTCCATGTTCATGGATCCAGACTTCAATCCTTCCAACTACATAGACAAACTCTTTCAGACCATAACATCCAGCTCTGTGCCGTCAGCAGCATACTCAAAAGCTTCGTTGGGTAAACTTTCCTATGACATCTCGCAATTGGTGACTCATCTCGACTACTACACAAGTGAATTGTCCAATAACAACTTGCGACAGACGCTTCAGACactcaacaactccaattTGGTCATTCTCCAAGGAAATAAAGATGATAGTAGCGAGCCAAATCTCACTCGTTTGCAGTACTATGTGAATGTGTTGAATAACAGCATTCTCACGTTGCTGGGAGAATTGAAATCCATCAACGAGGACATTTCTCAAAGTAAAGTAAATGATAGACTGATCAACAACGAGTCGATCAATGACTTGATTCAGCTCAAAAAAGTAAAACAAAACCTCACACTGGTATTGCACCTCTACGAATTCTTGAGCGGCATACTCTCTAGCACCAGCGGGGAAACCAAAACAAGTTATACTGTTGAAGAGTTCCAGAATGTCCTCAACACATCATTTGATTCCATCAGAAACGAATTGGAAGCTGGAGAAAAAGCTAATAAACAGAAAATCTTGGCTCATATAGACCATCTCGTCGAACTCAGCGGTTTGTTTgtcaatttgaagaacttccaGAGCCCATTCAGGAAATACATAACTCGGTTGACGgtgttgaaagaagagaattcaAAGTAG
- a CDS encoding predicted protein: MSFKSTASKHQAQTTVSKLFANILPNHTIGNDEDKQEKLSSTQLLSNQLKQSSVPLKKVKKKTNAKIKKINDSNTKFKKFVKYNIIKSREEHTVEEQKYLKKLVKRNASQIKNLSHIDNMQIEEELSDVRASLIDKIGKKENKRLRKRKLTSAKNSKFDDFDNKVKRGFISVPGLTPGLAPIDYNESDSE; encoded by the coding sequence ATGTCGTTCAAGTCTACAGCATCCAAGCATCAGGCACAGACTACAGTCAGCAAGCTATTTGCCAATATCTTGCCTAATCACACTATAGGcaatgatgaagacaaaCAGGAAAAGTTGTCATCCACACAGCTTCTTTCCAACCAGTTGAAGCAACTGTCTGTTcctttgaagaaagtaaagaagaagacaaatgCTAAGATCAAAAAGATAAATGATCTGAAtaccaagttcaagaagtttgttAAATATAACATCATCAAGAGTCGCGAAGAGCACACAgtagaagaacagaaatacttgaagaagttggtgaagCGGAATGCATCTCAGATCAAGAACTTATCCCACATAGACAACATGcaaatagaagaagagttaTCCGATGTGCGAGCCAGCTTGATTGACAAGattggaaagaaagaaaataaGAGACTTAGGAAGAGAAAGTTGACTTCAGCAAAGAATAGCAAATTCGATGACTTTGATAACAAGGTCAAGAGGGGATTCATTTCTGTTCCTGGCTTGACTCCAGGTTTGGCACCAATAGACTACAATGAATCCGATTCTGAGTAA
- a CDS encoding predicted protein: MEIYIIVIIVVIIFFTCVLPCIACCRRFPEDANTNDNRNENDVRVNVEPVNNVTNINFGSPDTAMPTTTGTSNAQANPYLMYLQSYMTLAGQRKPDEENRLSEAELIAGIERLSEQQRIAEAQILAEAHRNGTIASPEPAYLYGSNSSQLPSYKP; encoded by the coding sequence ATGGAAATTTACATAATAGTGATCATTGTGGtgatcatcttcttcacttGTGTCCTTCCTTGCATCGCCTGTTGCAGGAGATTCCCTGAGGACGCCAATACGAATGATAACAGGAATGAAAATGACGTAAGGGTCAATGTTGAGCCTGTCAATAACGTTACAAATATCAACTTTGGAAGCCCTGATACTGCAATGCCCACAACTACAGGTACATCTAACGCTCAAGCTAACCCATACTTGATGTACCTCCAGTCGTACATGACTTTAGCTGGTCAAAGAAAGCCAGATGAGGAAAACAGACTTTCTGAAGCAGAATTAATTGCTGGAATCGAAAGATTGAGCGAACAGCAAAGGATTGCTGAAGCTCAAATATTGGCCGAAGCTCACAGAAACGGAACCATAGCATCTCCTGAGCCTGCCTATTTATACGGCTCGAATAGCTCTCAACTTCCGTCTTACAAACCTtag